A genomic segment from Spinacia oleracea cultivar Varoflay chromosome 3, BTI_SOV_V1, whole genome shotgun sequence encodes:
- the LOC110783144 gene encoding stemmadenine O-acetyltransferase isoform X1, translating into MEHEPEVKVKIISKEMVKPSLLPPSHPTTFTLSFLDQTFPVFPPVPLLLLYTASTASTPQGVDIRGLKLSLSQTLDRFYPLAGRLQNESTISCNDEGVPFIETKVNFPLSRILTSPHKFKLLTKFFPSSPDLIPFSIQVNVFLCGGVVIACYWLHKLMDGTSLGTFLTHWAALSNKRFTDLVQPDFDAAVNAFPPLPRTDQDLVTDLSMNPTIMQSNPTIVVLKSFVFSQAALTDLKAKATSERVPKPTRFEALSGFIWEQAFAAATHNLTIPVEHKELEFAVCMRRWLTPPLPRESMGNLFILNVKARADKRSRLQEMVEKIHSSLSNIQQKVTTVYQGENAGDLYLSDLKAGPTEYHEGLFRLSSMCNMGLKEADFGFGKPVSVVRADARETASAAMFRNHIVLTDYSHPILGDGMEAFIYMEEKDMVILESNPHFIALVSPVS; encoded by the coding sequence ATGGAGCATGAACCTGAAGTAAAAGTGAAAATAATATCCAAAGAAATGGTAAAACCATCACTTCTACCACCCTCTCATCCCACAACTTTCACCCTTTCCTTCCTCGATCAAACCTTCCCTGTGTTTCCCCCAGTACCATTGCTTCTACTCTACACCGCCTCCACTGCCTCAACACCGCAAGGTGTTGATATACGCGGCCTGAAACTTTCTCTTAGCCAAACACTTGACCGTTTCTACCCTCTTGCAGGTCGACTCCAGAACGAGTCTACCATTTCATGCAACGATGAAGGTGTACCCTTTATTGAAACTAAGGTCAATTTTCCTCTCTCGCGTATCTTAACCTCACCTCATAAATTCAAGTTGCTTACTAAGTTTTTCCCTTCTTCTCCGGATCTCATCCCCTTTTCTATTCAAGTTAATGTTTTTCTTTGCGGTGGGGTTGTTATCGCCTGCTACTGGCTCCACAAACTAATGGATGGAACTTCCTTAGGAACTTTCCTTACCCATTGGGCTGCACTTTCTAACAAGCGGTTTACAGACCTAGTACAACCTGACTTTGACGCTGCAGTCAATGCGTTCCCTCCGCTTCCTAGGACTGATCAAGACCTTGTTACTGATCTCAGTATGAATCCCACAATTATGCAATCAAATCCTACCATTGTTGTGCTCAAGAGTTTTGTATTCAGCCAAGCTGCTTTAACAGACCTGAAGGCCAAGGCTACAAGTGAACGGGTTCCTAAACCCACTCGATTTGAGGCTTTGTCAGGGTTCATTTGGGAGCAGGCCTTTGCTGCTGCTACACATAATTTAACCATCCCAGTTGAACATAAAGAACTCGAATTTGCTGTATGCATGCGGAGGTGGTTAACCCCGCCACTCCCTAGGGAATCAATGGGTAACCTTTTCATCCTAAATGTAAAAGCAAGAGCCGATAAAAGAAGCAGACTTCAAGAGATGGTTGAGAAGATCCATTCATCCCTCTCCAACATTCAGCAGAAAGTTACAACAGTTTATCAAGGGGAAAATGCAGGGGACCTTTATTTGTCAGATCTGAAAGCTGGTCCAACGGAGTATCACGAAGGTCTTTTTCGGCTTAGCAGCATGTGCAATATGGGTTTGAAAGAGGCAGACTTTGGGTTCGGGAAACCAGTTAGTGTTGTTCGCGCTGATGCCAGGGAAACTGCTTCAGCTGCTATGTTTAGAAATCATATTGTCCTCACTGATTATAGCCATCCTATTCTTGGTGATGGGATGGAGGCATTTATATACATGGAGGAGAAAGATATGGTAATTTTAGAATCCAACCCACATTTTATTGCTCTAGTTTCTCCTGTGTCATAA
- the LOC110783144 gene encoding stemmadenine O-acetyltransferase isoform X2 yields MDGTSLGTFLTHWAALSNKRFTDLVQPDFDAAVNAFPPLPRTDQDLVTDLSMNPTIMQSNPTIVVLKSFVFSQAALTDLKAKATSERVPKPTRFEALSGFIWEQAFAAATHNLTIPVEHKELEFAVCMRRWLTPPLPRESMGNLFILNVKARADKRSRLQEMVEKIHSSLSNIQQKVTTVYQGENAGDLYLSDLKAGPTEYHEGLFRLSSMCNMGLKEADFGFGKPVSVVRADARETASAAMFRNHIVLTDYSHPILGDGMEAFIYMEEKDMVILESNPHFIALVSPVS; encoded by the coding sequence ATGGATGGAACTTCCTTAGGAACTTTCCTTACCCATTGGGCTGCACTTTCTAACAAGCGGTTTACAGACCTAGTACAACCTGACTTTGACGCTGCAGTCAATGCGTTCCCTCCGCTTCCTAGGACTGATCAAGACCTTGTTACTGATCTCAGTATGAATCCCACAATTATGCAATCAAATCCTACCATTGTTGTGCTCAAGAGTTTTGTATTCAGCCAAGCTGCTTTAACAGACCTGAAGGCCAAGGCTACAAGTGAACGGGTTCCTAAACCCACTCGATTTGAGGCTTTGTCAGGGTTCATTTGGGAGCAGGCCTTTGCTGCTGCTACACATAATTTAACCATCCCAGTTGAACATAAAGAACTCGAATTTGCTGTATGCATGCGGAGGTGGTTAACCCCGCCACTCCCTAGGGAATCAATGGGTAACCTTTTCATCCTAAATGTAAAAGCAAGAGCCGATAAAAGAAGCAGACTTCAAGAGATGGTTGAGAAGATCCATTCATCCCTCTCCAACATTCAGCAGAAAGTTACAACAGTTTATCAAGGGGAAAATGCAGGGGACCTTTATTTGTCAGATCTGAAAGCTGGTCCAACGGAGTATCACGAAGGTCTTTTTCGGCTTAGCAGCATGTGCAATATGGGTTTGAAAGAGGCAGACTTTGGGTTCGGGAAACCAGTTAGTGTTGTTCGCGCTGATGCCAGGGAAACTGCTTCAGCTGCTATGTTTAGAAATCATATTGTCCTCACTGATTATAGCCATCCTATTCTTGGTGATGGGATGGAGGCATTTATATACATGGAGGAGAAAGATATGGTAATTTTAGAATCCAACCCACATTTTATTGCTCTAGTTTCTCCTGTGTCATAA